CTCTCCTATTGGTATCTGTCGGGCCGGTATATTCTAAGCAAAATAAAAGTATTATGACGCATACATTGTTTTTTAAATGGAAGTTTATCTCCATGCACGGACCTTGCTTGGAGTCTATATAGGgtaatcaggggttaataagtgacagggggggtgtgtagtgtagtggtgtttggtgctacttattacagagctgcctgtgtcctctagtggtcgatccaagcaaaagggaccaccagaggaccaggtagcaggtatattagatgctgttatcaaaacagcgtctaatatacctgttaggggttaaaacattttttacagcctgccagcgaacaatcgcagctggcaggctgtagatccactcgcttacctgcagttcctgtgaacgcgcgcgcctgagatgacgcatagatgcgtgactctgcctgagacagccgcctccggaacgcgatcctgcgttaggcggtccggaggcggataATTTACTTAATATTTATGTAGTGCGGGTCGTTACAGAGGCGGCAATACCATACATATAGGGGGGGTGGtttgcatttttttcatttacaAGCATTTGTTTTTTACTGGaattttttaattaataaatgtttttttttttaaccacttaatagtcccacaaggggactataacagacaatatTTTGGTTGATtttaaaatacaatacattatccctatagtgcattgcattttaatgttagttctatactgacattgaccagcaggctgcaccagagaggcacAGACTGCTGGAAACAactcaaggcaggcttggggcctataTTGGACACCTGCggggcatatgggtggtcactcaggggttaaaggggtcatcccatgattaaagggaacctgtcacctggaaaacacATATTTAAACCAATCACAGTACCTTAAAATATCCCCCAGTGTGTTTCTAATCATGATTTTCTTTCCTCATTCTGTCTCATATTTGTTAAAATCGCAGTTTTAAATGTCTGTTGGCGCCTTCTCCAAgccaggcttgaagtcaagggggcagcggccttctTGCTTCAAGGCACGATAAACCAGCCCCTTACCCGTCCTCTCTACTTTGTGATGGACATCTTGCCGTGATGCCGGGACCACGCTCATCTCGCGCATGCACCGCGCACTGCCTGTTCCGGCTCCCTCCCTCACCACcttcattttgcagactgcacatgcgcCGTTCAGTTCCATCGCGCTCGCGCCCGGCCTTCGCTTCTCGTCTTTAGCGAGAGCGTGATCACTGGCTTCAGGCGCTGGAGAACGCAAGCTACGCTAAAGACAAGAAGCGATGGCCGGGCGCAAGCGTGATGGAACTGTATATGTCAATACTACTGTGCGTTATGCTGGGCATAATGTGATGCCATTGTTGTACCTAAAGTATGACATTCTATTGATttgtacaataaaatattttacaaactaaACTATTTAATAATGAATGCAGTTTGTGTTGAGGGATGTCGTAAGAAATCCTAAGTAAATTTGTTGCATCAATACAATGCCCTCTTGGCATTGAAGGTGGAATGTGCAGAAAGCAGGCTTCATTGTTTGGTATAGTTGGCTTTTTAAAATGTTAAGCTATAGTACATttgtgaagaagaaaaaaaataccagGTATTTTCTAGGATCTAGACCCTTGTCAGGCAGGGTTATAAAAAGCTTTGTAAGGCTAGGATTATAGATGCAGTCTTTGGGGCAGTTTATTTTTAAGTCAAAAGTGCATTTAAAGTGAATGACTTACTGTATACTTCTAGTTTCTACTGGATCAATTTACAGCCTAATATGAATGTTGTACGTTTGTTTACTCTActgtttgaagaaaaaaaaaatcactaattccaATTTTTATCTTTACAGAGAATCCCAATAAACATTTTAAGGGAAACTTCATGTTATCACAAAATTCTAACACAGAAGATGAAAATATGCAGCTCTGTTTAGAAGAAAACTTACATTCAGGACTTCACAGTACAAATCTCTCATATAAGTCCTCTAAATGCGCAGAACCTTCTCTTGACCAATCACAAATTGTTACCACAACTACAGTTCAGAAAGTGGGTAAAATGTTAAATGGTGGGAAAAAGTTTAGAAAAAAATCATGTCTTCCTACACAAGGAAGAATTTACACAggtgagaagccatattcatgttcagaatgtgggaaatgttttgcaaatAAATCAAGACTTGATGCACATGtacgaattcacacaggagagaagccatattcatgctcagaatgtgggaaaagttttacACAGAAACCATATCTTGTTTCACATGagataattcacacaggagagaaaagatattcatgttcagaatgtgggaaatattttaccAGAAAATCAAGCCTTTTTATACATAAGAAAGTTCACACAAAGGGCTTGTatacatgtttagaatgtgggaaatgttttacacagagaTCAAGTCTTGctacacatgagagaattcacacaggagagaaaccatattcatgttcagaatgtgggaaatgttttataaataaagcACATCTCGTTatgcatgagagaattcacacaggagagaagccatattcatgttcagaatgtgggaaatgttttagacaAAGATCCAATCTTGATACAcataagagaagtcacacaggagcgaagccatattcgtgttcagaatgtgggaaatgttttacaaataaatcaagaattgttaaacatgagaaaattcacacaggagagaaac
This portion of the Bufo gargarizans isolate SCDJY-AF-19 chromosome 1, ASM1485885v1, whole genome shotgun sequence genome encodes:
- the LOC122925063 gene encoding gastrula zinc finger protein XlCGF17.1-like, whose amino-acid sequence is MMEEHQPLISQENPNKHFKGNFMLSQNSNTEDENMQLCLEENLHSGLHSTNLSYKSSKCAEPSLDQSQIVTTTTVQKVGKMLNGGKKFRKKSCLPTQGRIYTGEKPYSCSECGKCFANKSRLDAHVRIHTGEKPYSCSECGKSFTQKPYLVSHEIIHTGEKRYSCSECGKYFTRKSSLFIHKKVHTKGLYTCLECGKCFTQRSSLATHERIHTGEKPYSCSECGKCFINKAHLVMHERIHTGEKPYSCSECGKCFRQRSNLDTHKRSHTGAKPYSCSECGKCFTNKSRIVKHEKIHTGEKPYSCSECGKCFAAKSNLITHVRIHTGEKPYSCSECGKCFTHKSSLDHHMKIHTGEV